The following are from one region of the Lepeophtheirus salmonis chromosome 8, UVic_Lsal_1.4, whole genome shotgun sequence genome:
- the LOC139906262 gene encoding uncharacterized protein gives MVRKCEECQKLLPSLLMEAQIKGPKMTRPFQAVAVDIFSVSGKNFLVYIDRLSGYPALHYFEHSGCTSRVIKKVMERFFIDYGIPEVLESDGGTNSRPGNFKNFYPFGELNGDVLRHITHNPMDWLKLM, from the coding sequence ATGGTGAGAAAGTGTGAGGAATGCCAGAAGTTATTACCTAGTTTATTAATGGAGGCTCAAATTAAAGGACCTAAAATGACGAGACCATTTCAAGCAGTAGCTGtggatatattttctgtaagtGGAAAGAATTTCTTGGTTTATATAGATAGACTTTCTGGATATCCTgctttacattattttgagcATAGTGGATGCACATCAAGAGTGATTAAGAAAGTAATGGAGAGATTCTTCATTGATTATGGTATACCTGAAGTTTTAGAATCAGATGGGGGAACAAACTCACGTCCAGggaatttcaagaatttttatcCCTTTGGGGAGTTGAATGGCGATGTTCTTCGCCACATAACCCACAATCCAATGGATTGGCTGAAGCTTATGTga